A genomic window from Tolypothrix sp. PCC 7910 includes:
- the glgP gene encoding alpha-glucan family phosphorylase, producing the protein MQPIRTFNVSPSLPPRLEPLRRLAYNLHWDWNVESKDLFRRLDPDLWETSHHNPVLMLGTISQGRLLEVVEDEGFLAQMDRAARQLEDYLQERSWYQKQRTNSPKECYAYFSAEFGLVDCLPVYSGGLGVLAGDHLKSASDLGLPLVGVGLLYQQGYFAQYLNADGWQQERYPINDFYNMPLHLERNSDGSELRIAVEYPGRKVYARVWRVQVGMVPLYLLDTNIEPNNPYDHNITDQLYGGDIDMRIHQEIMLGIGGVQMLKALGYKVTAYHMNEGHAAFSALERIRMLIQEDGLSYDDAKQVVASSNIFTTHTPVPAGIDLFPPQKILDYLRYYAEIFKLPEEQFLGLGRENTGDLSAPFSMAVLALKMATFSNGVAQLHGVVSRQMFQGLWKKVPVEEVPIAAITNGVHARSCVAKSTQELYDRYLGPNWSSAPPDNQVWERMDAIPDEELWRNHERCRLDMVLYVRDHLVKHLRDRGASGSEIAQAQEVLDPNVLTVGFARRFATYKRATLWMRDLERIRRILLADKNRKVQFVIAGKAHPKDIPGKELIRDINHFIREQHLEKQVVFVPNYDIHISRLMVAGCDIWLNTPRRPREASGTSGMKAAMNGLPNLSVLDGWWDEADYVRTGWAIGHGENYEDPNYQDEVEANALYDLLEKEVVPLFYDHRDADGLPRAWVAKMKDAIRLNCPFFNTARMVREYAQRAYFPASDRFHTLTANNYAPAKELAAWKANLGEHWFNIKIKDIDVSASADIEVNQTVAVKAKVDLATLTNKDVQVELYQGAIDANGDIVNAVPVVMDYQGEDKQGLSVYTANIIYTVSGLQGLSLRVLPKHPHLSNAYEPRLIAWAE; encoded by the coding sequence ATGCAGCCAATTCGTACATTTAACGTTTCTCCTTCTCTACCGCCGCGACTCGAACCGCTGCGGCGGCTGGCATATAACTTGCATTGGGACTGGAACGTTGAGAGCAAAGATTTATTTCGCCGCTTAGATCCCGATTTGTGGGAAACTAGCCACCATAACCCAGTCTTAATGCTAGGCACAATCAGCCAAGGGCGACTTTTGGAAGTTGTAGAAGATGAAGGCTTCTTGGCACAAATGGATAGAGCTGCGCGTCAGCTAGAAGATTATTTACAAGAACGGTCTTGGTATCAAAAACAGCGCACTAATTCACCCAAAGAATGCTACGCTTATTTTTCGGCAGAATTTGGTTTAGTAGATTGTCTACCAGTGTATTCGGGAGGTTTGGGGGTTCTCGCGGGAGATCACCTGAAATCTGCCAGTGATTTAGGGCTACCCTTAGTAGGCGTAGGGTTACTCTACCAACAAGGATACTTTGCTCAGTATCTTAACGCCGATGGTTGGCAGCAGGAACGCTATCCCATCAATGATTTCTACAATATGCCTTTACACCTGGAACGTAATTCTGATGGTTCAGAATTGCGGATTGCCGTAGAATATCCAGGACGTAAAGTATACGCCAGAGTTTGGCGGGTACAGGTGGGTATGGTGCCATTGTATTTATTGGACACCAATATTGAACCCAACAACCCCTACGACCACAACATTACCGACCAGCTGTATGGTGGTGATATCGATATGCGTATCCACCAGGAAATTATGCTGGGTATCGGTGGTGTGCAGATGTTAAAGGCTTTGGGGTATAAAGTTACTGCTTACCACATGAACGAAGGACACGCAGCCTTCTCTGCCTTAGAACGGATTCGGATGCTGATCCAGGAAGATGGGTTAAGTTATGATGATGCGAAACAGGTAGTAGCGTCCAGTAATATTTTCACTACCCATACCCCAGTTCCAGCCGGGATTGACTTGTTCCCACCCCAGAAAATTTTGGACTACCTGAGATACTATGCAGAGATATTTAAATTACCTGAAGAACAATTTTTAGGACTGGGACGAGAAAATACAGGTGATTTATCTGCACCCTTTAGTATGGCGGTGTTGGCGCTGAAAATGGCCACATTTTCTAATGGTGTCGCCCAGCTGCATGGTGTGGTATCGCGCCAGATGTTTCAAGGGTTATGGAAGAAAGTCCCTGTTGAAGAAGTCCCGATCGCAGCCATTACTAACGGTGTCCATGCGCGCAGTTGTGTAGCAAAATCTACACAAGAGCTATACGATCGCTATTTAGGCCCCAACTGGTCATCAGCACCACCAGATAATCAAGTGTGGGAACGGATGGATGCGATTCCTGATGAGGAATTATGGCGCAATCACGAACGCTGTCGCTTGGATATGGTGTTGTATGTACGAGATCATTTAGTCAAGCATTTACGCGATCGCGGTGCGTCAGGTTCAGAAATTGCTCAAGCACAGGAAGTTTTAGATCCCAACGTTTTAACAGTTGGTTTTGCCCGCCGCTTTGCTACTTATAAGCGTGCTACTCTGTGGATGCGCGATTTAGAAAGAATCCGGCGGATTTTGCTAGCTGACAAAAACCGCAAAGTCCAATTTGTGATTGCTGGGAAAGCCCACCCGAAAGATATTCCTGGTAAAGAACTCATCCGTGATATCAACCATTTCATTCGCGAACAACATTTAGAAAAACAAGTTGTATTTGTTCCGAACTACGACATCCACATCTCCCGGTTAATGGTAGCTGGTTGCGATATTTGGTTAAATACACCCCGTCGTCCCCGGGAAGCTTCAGGTACTAGCGGGATGAAAGCCGCTATGAATGGCTTACCCAATTTAAGCGTCCTTGATGGCTGGTGGGATGAAGCTGATTATGTTCGCACCGGTTGGGCGATCGGACATGGTGAAAATTACGAAGATCCCAATTATCAGGATGAAGTCGAAGCCAACGCGCTCTACGATTTGTTAGAGAAAGAAGTTGTGCCTTTATTCTACGATCATCGGGATGCTGATGGCTTACCCCGTGCCTGGGTAGCCAAAATGAAAGATGCAATTCGCTTGAATTGTCCATTCTTTAACACAGCCCGTATGGTGAGAGAATATGCTCAACGTGCTTACTTCCCAGCTAGCGATCGCTTCCATACTCTGACTGCGAATAATTATGCGCCAGCTAAAGAATTAGCCGCATGGAAAGCTAATCTTGGTGAACATTGGTTTAATATCAAAATCAAAGATATTGACGTATCAGCATCAGCAGATATTGAAGTTAACCAAACCGTTGCAGTCAAAGCCAAAGTAGATTTGGCAACTTTAACAAACAAAGATGTCCAGGTGGAACTTTACCAAGGGGCAATTGATGCCAATGGTGATATAGTCAACGCTGTACCTGTGGTCATGGATTACCAAGGCGAAGATAAACAGGGTTTAAGTGTGTACACGGCTAATATCATTTACACCGTTTCTGGTTTGCAAGGCTTGTCTTTGCGCGTTTTACCAAAACACCCACATTTGTCCAATGCTTACGAACCGCGGTTAATTGCTTGGGCTGAATAA
- a CDS encoding DUF429 domain-containing protein has translation MKFLGIDLGWKSQPSGLCCLELIDGKLQLLDLNRKEAIADILTWIDTFVPAEEPALIAVDAPTLIPNADGSRLPDKLTHKYFGKYHAGCYPANLGLAFAERTVNFGLELESRGFAHAPSIEPQKPGRYQIEVFPHPAIVHLFNLERILKYKKGRLGDRRLELLKLYNYIGEILPTLEPPLHCSTLSSSFLPEIPYTGAALKAVEDKLDSLICAYVAAHWWYWGEQRNLVLGDRTTGYIVIPQRSQK, from the coding sequence ATGAAATTTTTAGGTATTGATTTAGGCTGGAAATCGCAACCCAGCGGATTATGTTGTTTAGAATTAATTGATGGTAAATTACAACTTCTAGATTTAAATAGAAAAGAAGCGATCGCAGATATTCTCACTTGGATTGATACGTTTGTTCCAGCAGAGGAACCAGCGCTAATCGCCGTTGACGCACCCACTCTCATCCCTAACGCAGATGGTAGTCGATTACCAGATAAACTAACTCACAAATATTTTGGTAAATATCATGCGGGATGCTACCCAGCCAATTTGGGTTTAGCTTTTGCAGAGCGTACTGTTAACTTTGGCTTAGAATTAGAATCTCGCGGTTTTGCACACGCACCTAGTATTGAACCGCAAAAACCCGGTAGATATCAAATCGAAGTTTTTCCCCACCCGGCGATTGTTCATTTATTCAATTTAGAACGAATTCTGAAATACAAAAAAGGACGCTTGGGCGATCGCCGTTTAGAACTGCTCAAACTCTATAATTACATTGGGGAAATCTTGCCCACTCTAGAACCACCGCTACATTGTTCTACTCTGAGTAGTTCTTTTTTACCAGAAATTCCCTACACAGGTGCAGCACTAAAAGCTGTTGAAGATAAATTAGATAGCCTCATCTGTGCTTATGTGGCTGCACATTGGTGGTATTGGGGTGAACAACGTAACTTAGTGCTAGGCGATCGCACTACTGGTTACATTGTCATCCCCCAAAGAAGTCAAAAGTAA
- the pip gene encoding prolyl aminopeptidase has protein sequence MYELYPPIEPYKQGYLQVSELHKISFEESGNPQGKPIVLLHGGPGGGCPPFYRQYFNPEKWRLIMFDQRGCGKSTPHAELRENTTWDLVSDIERLREHLGIEKWAVFGGSWGSTLSLAYSQTHPERCTELILRGIFLLRQKELRWFYQEGASYIFPDAWEEYLKPIPIDERNDLLTAYYHRLTSPDSNIRLEAARAWSIWEASTSRLFPDTALMQNFGQNDFAEAFARIECHYFINKGFLSSENQLLLNVDRIRHIPAVIVQGRYDVVCPMISAWELHRAWPEAEFIVVPDAGHSMSEPGIRSALIAATNKFAINS, from the coding sequence ATGTACGAACTTTACCCACCTATTGAACCCTATAAACAAGGTTATTTACAGGTATCAGAATTACATAAAATTTCTTTTGAAGAGTCAGGAAATCCCCAAGGCAAGCCAATAGTTTTACTACATGGCGGGCCTGGTGGTGGCTGTCCACCTTTTTATCGGCAGTATTTTAATCCTGAGAAATGGCGCTTGATAATGTTTGATCAACGTGGTTGTGGCAAAAGTACTCCTCATGCTGAACTACGAGAAAATACTACTTGGGATTTAGTAAGCGATATTGAAAGACTGCGGGAGCATTTAGGAATAGAAAAGTGGGCAGTATTTGGTGGAAGTTGGGGTAGTACCCTGTCATTAGCATATAGTCAAACCCATCCTGAACGCTGTACAGAATTAATTTTACGTGGCATATTTCTGCTGCGACAAAAAGAATTACGCTGGTTTTATCAAGAAGGTGCTAGCTATATTTTTCCTGATGCATGGGAAGAATATCTTAAACCAATTCCCATTGATGAAAGGAATGATTTATTAACAGCTTATTATCACCGATTGACTAGCCCAGATTCAAATATTAGATTAGAAGCAGCTCGTGCTTGGTCAATTTGGGAAGCTAGCACTAGTAGATTATTTCCTGATACAGCCTTGATGCAAAATTTTGGTCAGAATGATTTTGCTGAAGCTTTTGCCCGGATTGAGTGCCATTATTTTATTAATAAAGGCTTTCTAAGTTCAGAAAATCAGCTACTTTTAAATGTTGATAGAATTCGGCATATTCCGGCTGTAATTGTTCAAGGTCGTTATGATGTAGTCTGTCCAATGATATCAGCATGGGAATTACATCGAGCTTGGCCAGAAGCAGAATTTATTGTGGTTCCAGATGCGGGACATTCTATGAGCGAACCAGGAATCCGCAGTGCATTGATTGCAGCAACAAATAAGTTTGCGATTAATTCGTAG
- a CDS encoding class II glutamine amidotransferase gives MCQLLGMNCNTPTDICFSFEGFSLRGGRTDDHCDGWGIAFFEGKGCRIFLDAKASVHSPVADLVRRYPIHSTHVIAHIRKATQGEIALQNCHPFQRELWGRYWVFAHNGNLPDFHPANMGFYKAVGDTDSEKAFCIILETLRQKFPEGKPPLAELYSILSNVTAEIAAQGVFNYLLSDGEHFFAYCSTKLSYIVRQAPFAAAHLIDQDMTVDFRELTSPRDRVAIIATTPLTDNEVWTILEPGQLLVFQDGLPIMSVERCN, from the coding sequence ATGTGTCAACTGCTGGGAATGAATTGCAATACCCCAACAGATATCTGTTTTTCTTTTGAAGGTTTTTCTCTTCGGGGAGGAAGAACTGACGATCATTGCGATGGTTGGGGTATTGCTTTTTTTGAAGGTAAAGGATGTCGGATTTTTTTAGATGCTAAAGCCTCGGTTCACTCGCCGGTGGCGGATTTAGTACGACGTTATCCGATTCACTCTACTCATGTAATTGCTCATATTCGCAAAGCCACACAAGGTGAAATCGCTTTGCAAAATTGTCACCCTTTCCAAAGAGAACTTTGGGGTAGATATTGGGTATTTGCTCATAACGGCAATTTACCAGATTTTCATCCGGCGAATATGGGCTTTTACAAAGCGGTAGGTGATACTGATAGCGAAAAAGCATTCTGTATTATCTTAGAAACTTTGCGGCAAAAGTTTCCTGAAGGTAAACCACCTTTAGCGGAATTGTATTCTATCCTCAGTAACGTTACTGCCGAGATTGCAGCGCAGGGTGTGTTTAACTACTTACTATCAGATGGGGAACACTTTTTTGCTTACTGTTCCACTAAACTGAGCTATATAGTACGCCAAGCACCTTTTGCAGCAGCTCACTTAATCGATCAGGATATGACAGTGGATTTTCGCGAGTTGACTTCACCACGCGATCGCGTCGCTATTATTGCCACTACCCCCCTGACTGACAATGAAGTTTGGACGATTTTGGAACCCGGACAACTCCTAGTGTTTCAGGATGGTTTACCAATAATGTCAGTAGAACGGTGCAATTAA
- a CDS encoding phycobiliprotein lyase: protein MDAMEFFELSTGRWRSQRTTHHLAFKRSEAGESDIHVQALAADDPKVIEICQLHEVDPKLAIGGAFVSWQGAMGWDKEDENHEGSTVFSLIPDIDNPRQGSLLRERGYAEIVPVAGRYHMDDEDALVLITEYETMSSIERFWFVSPSIRMRTSTVKRFGGFSTATFCTEFRVADASEVASNLDEANLSNPTSDQINNAAEPRKHFSFFGW, encoded by the coding sequence ATGGATGCAATGGAGTTTTTTGAACTAAGTACTGGTAGATGGCGATCGCAACGCACGACACACCACCTAGCCTTCAAGAGATCTGAAGCTGGAGAATCTGATATTCATGTTCAAGCCCTTGCTGCCGACGATCCTAAAGTGATCGAGATTTGCCAACTCCATGAGGTTGACCCCAAGTTGGCCATCGGTGGTGCTTTTGTGTCTTGGCAAGGTGCAATGGGATGGGATAAAGAAGATGAGAACCATGAAGGTTCCACAGTATTTTCTCTGATTCCTGATATTGATAATCCCCGTCAAGGATCACTGCTGCGAGAACGAGGCTATGCAGAAATTGTCCCAGTAGCGGGACGCTATCACATGGATGATGAAGATGCATTAGTCTTGATCACCGAATATGAAACCATGAGTTCGATTGAGAGATTCTGGTTTGTCAGTCCTAGCATCAGGATGCGAACCAGTACAGTCAAAAGATTTGGTGGTTTTAGTACCGCCACATTCTGTACCGAATTCAGGGTTGCAGATGCTTCAGAGGTTGCTTCTAACCTTGATGAAGCTAACCTCTCAAATCCGACTTCCGATCAGATAAACAATGCGGCTGAACCCAGAAAACACTTCTCCTTCTTCGGCTGGTAA
- a CDS encoding phycobilisome rod-core linker polypeptide — MSIPLLEYAPSSQNQRVVGFEIPGDEQPRIYTTDNLPSATEMDVLILAAYRQIFHEQQMLSSNRQIILESQLRTGMITVKEFIRGLVLSDSFRRLNYDVNNNYRFVEICVQRILGRTIYSDREKFAWSTVLATKGIAGFVTELLNSEEYLDNFGDDTVPYQRRRILPQRSQGELPFERMARYGTDYRDKLPKRGYQPFTLQTFLRGPNRDLVLLTIGSGLALIATLSLLTYFGLFPQIGPF; from the coding sequence ATGTCAATTCCTCTGTTGGAGTACGCTCCTTCATCTCAAAATCAGCGTGTTGTTGGCTTTGAAATCCCTGGTGATGAACAACCCAGAATTTACACAACCGACAATCTGCCATCAGCTACTGAAATGGATGTTTTGATTTTGGCAGCTTATCGGCAAATTTTTCATGAACAGCAAATGCTGTCTAGCAATCGCCAAATCATTCTAGAGTCTCAACTAAGAACAGGAATGATCACCGTTAAGGAATTTATTCGCGGATTGGTTTTATCCGATTCCTTTAGACGGCTGAATTACGATGTTAACAACAATTACCGCTTTGTAGAAATCTGTGTACAAAGGATTTTAGGGCGGACAATTTATAGCGATCGCGAAAAATTTGCTTGGTCAACTGTTCTTGCTACTAAAGGTATAGCAGGCTTCGTTACAGAGCTGCTCAACAGTGAGGAATATCTCGATAACTTTGGTGATGATACAGTTCCTTACCAACGGCGGCGGATTTTACCCCAGCGTTCTCAAGGCGAGTTACCCTTTGAACGCATGGCACGCTACGGCACTGATTATCGTGATAAGTTGCCAAAGAGAGGCTATCAGCCCTTTACTTTACAAACATTCCTACGTGGTCCTAACAGAGATTTGGTGTTATTGACCATCGGTTCTGGGCTGGCTTTGATAGCAACCTTATCTTTGCTCACCTACTTTGGCTTGTTCCCACAAATTGGCCCATTCTAG
- a CDS encoding cysteine desulfurase family protein, with the protein MQIYLDYSATTPTRKEAIAVMEKVLAQQWGNASSLHEWGNRAATILEQARIQVAGLINAAVPESIVFTSGGTEADNLAIMGVARLYAVPQHIIISSIEHSAISETVRLLEMWGWEVTRLPVDAKGRVNPQDLTAALRPNTVLVSIIYGQSEVGTVQAIAELGTITRNHGVLFHTDAVQVAGRLPIDIEILPVDLLSLSSHKIYGPQGVGALYVRPGVELIPLFGGGGQERGLRSGTQAVPVIAGFGVAAELAAQEISLETPRLIKLRDRLFAQLSDIPGLIPTGDFEHRLPHHLSFCLESADGEKLSGKTIVRQLNLAGIGISAGAACHSGKLSPSPILLAMGYSEKAALGGIRLTLGRETTTADIDWTAIVVRQVLQRLTK; encoded by the coding sequence ATGCAAATATATCTAGATTACAGTGCCACTACTCCCACCCGAAAAGAAGCGATCGCAGTTATGGAAAAAGTTCTCGCTCAACAGTGGGGCAATGCTTCCAGCTTACATGAGTGGGGAAACAGGGCGGCGACAATTTTGGAACAAGCCAGAATCCAAGTGGCGGGATTAATTAATGCTGCGGTTCCAGAATCTATTGTCTTTACCTCTGGTGGCACTGAGGCAGATAATTTAGCAATTATGGGTGTGGCTCGATTGTATGCTGTGCCACAACACATCATTATTTCTAGTATTGAACATTCGGCAATTTCAGAAACGGTGCGGTTGCTGGAAATGTGGGGTTGGGAAGTGACTCGTTTACCAGTGGATGCAAAAGGTAGAGTTAACCCCCAAGATTTAACAGCCGCATTGCGTCCTAACACCGTTTTGGTGTCGATAATTTACGGACAAAGTGAAGTTGGTACAGTGCAAGCGATCGCAGAACTGGGAACTATTACCCGCAATCATGGAGTGTTATTCCATACAGATGCGGTACAGGTTGCAGGACGTTTACCTATTGATATAGAAATATTACCTGTAGATTTACTGAGCTTATCTAGTCATAAAATATATGGGCCACAAGGTGTGGGCGCTTTGTATGTGCGTCCTGGTGTAGAGTTAATACCCTTGTTTGGTGGTGGTGGACAAGAAAGGGGACTACGTTCTGGAACACAAGCTGTACCCGTAATTGCTGGTTTTGGTGTAGCTGCTGAACTCGCAGCACAAGAAATTTCTCTAGAAACACCACGATTAATTAAATTACGCGATCGCTTATTTGCTCAATTAAGCGATATACCTGGTTTAATTCCCACAGGCGATTTCGAGCATCGCTTACCCCATCACCTGAGTTTTTGTTTAGAATCTGCCGATGGCGAAAAACTTAGCGGTAAAACTATAGTCCGGCAATTAAATTTAGCAGGAATTGGGATCAGTGCTGGTGCGGCTTGTCATAGTGGGAAACTTAGCCCTAGCCCGATACTTTTAGCAATGGGTTATTCAGAAAAAGCTGCTTTGGGCGGAATTCGTTTGACATTGGGACGGGAAACAACCACAGCAGATATAGATTGGACTGCGATCGTTGTAAGGCAGGTTTTACAGAGATTGACAAAATAG
- the dacB gene encoding D-alanyl-D-alanine carboxypeptidase/D-alanyl-D-alanine-endopeptidase: protein MNQKITVGLMLLFVGTQISITQKAATAQTPTPVAPASTIKAICPNQLGTSIDAVINRPVFNRVRWGILVQPVSSGQILYSRDAQKYFTPASNTKVLTTAAALQQLGANFRIRTSIYQNANGVLRVVGRGDPSLGDTQLQALAQQLQKKGITQIKQLIADDSYIQGDIVNPTWQWEDVQSDYGAPIGSFILNENIFSIKLLPQTIGKPLQIAWNDQNEAARWRIVNQSTTVNKNQPNNINITRDLTGTVLRIQGQLSADSPPYLVTLPVVDPNYYFLRSFRTVLARQNITLGQTLVFNGGSNQQEIAAIDSPPLSELIKVTLEDSNNLYAEALLRALAIKQPRVENKNTADSGLEVLKTSLTQLGVDPTTYLLVDGSGLSRRNLISPEALVQTLRLIAKTPSAAIYRASLPVAGKSGTLKNRFRNTPAEGIVQAKTGTLTGAVSLSGYVNGAKYEPLVFSIMVNQSEQPVSNLRQAIDEIVVLLTQLQRC from the coding sequence ATGAATCAAAAAATTACTGTTGGTTTAATGTTACTGTTTGTCGGTACTCAGATTAGCATTACCCAAAAAGCAGCTACAGCTCAAACACCAACACCAGTAGCACCAGCATCTACCATCAAAGCAATTTGTCCTAACCAGCTAGGAACATCTATAGATGCTGTAATCAATCGTCCCGTATTTAATCGAGTACGCTGGGGAATATTAGTACAACCTGTGTCATCTGGGCAAATACTTTATAGCCGGGATGCTCAAAAATATTTTACTCCTGCTTCTAATACAAAAGTTTTGACAACTGCTGCGGCTTTGCAACAATTAGGTGCAAATTTCCGTATTCGTACCTCTATTTATCAGAATGCTAATGGAGTTTTGCGTGTTGTTGGTAGAGGAGATCCAAGCTTGGGAGATACCCAATTACAAGCATTAGCCCAGCAATTACAAAAAAAAGGTATTACTCAAATTAAGCAATTAATTGCTGATGATAGTTATATTCAAGGAGATATAGTTAATCCAACTTGGCAATGGGAAGATGTACAGTCAGATTATGGCGCACCAATTGGCAGCTTTATATTAAATGAAAATATTTTTAGTATTAAACTTCTCCCCCAAACTATTGGTAAACCTTTACAAATTGCCTGGAATGATCAGAATGAAGCGGCAAGGTGGCGGATAGTTAATCAATCAACCACAGTCAACAAAAATCAACCGAATAATATTAATATTACCCGCGATTTGACAGGAACAGTATTACGGATTCAAGGGCAATTATCAGCAGATTCTCCACCTTATTTAGTTACCTTACCTGTCGTTGACCCTAATTATTACTTTTTACGCAGTTTTCGGACTGTATTAGCAAGGCAGAACATTACTTTAGGACAAACATTAGTATTCAATGGTGGTAGTAATCAGCAGGAAATCGCTGCAATAGATTCGCCGCCTTTATCTGAATTAATCAAAGTAACTCTTGAGGATAGTAATAATCTTTATGCTGAGGCTTTACTAAGAGCATTAGCTATCAAACAGCCCAGAGTTGAAAATAAAAATACTGCTGATAGTGGCTTAGAAGTTCTTAAAACGAGTTTAACTCAATTAGGAGTTGACCCTACAACTTATTTGTTAGTAGATGGTTCTGGTTTATCACGCCGCAACTTAATATCTCCTGAAGCTTTAGTACAAACTTTGCGTTTAATAGCCAAAACACCAAGCGCAGCTATTTATCGCGCTTCCTTACCAGTGGCGGGGAAAAGCGGTACTTTAAAAAATCGCTTTCGCAACACTCCTGCGGAAGGAATTGTACAAGCAAAAACAGGAACATTAACTGGTGCAGTTTCTCTATCAGGATATGTCAATGGGGCTAAGTATGAGCCTTTGGTTTTCAGTATTATGGTAAATCAAAGCGAACAGCCAGTTAGCAATTTGCGGCAAGCAATTGATGAGATCGTGGTGTTGTTAACACAGTTGCAACGCTGTTAA
- a CDS encoding tellurite resistance TerB family protein, with product MIKPNVSNRRTSSSVVLEPEVAIAVIGLLSAASDGEGITIEEEYALSEMLGGISQFENYSDEDYRNLTDKVYSLLESTEPENLLAQAIDSLPDQDYCEAAYITALLVVGIDEEVPDSEQDYISSLQEDLNISDKRAQQIINEIFGEEDETEYEDEE from the coding sequence ATGATTAAACCCAATGTAAGCAACCGCCGTACTAGTAGTTCAGTAGTTTTAGAACCAGAAGTTGCGATCGCAGTTATTGGACTTTTGTCCGCAGCCTCAGATGGTGAAGGCATCACTATAGAAGAAGAGTATGCTTTGAGTGAAATGCTAGGTGGGATTTCCCAATTTGAAAATTACTCTGATGAAGACTACCGAAACTTGACAGACAAAGTTTATAGCTTGCTAGAGTCAACAGAACCAGAAAATCTATTAGCACAAGCGATTGATTCTTTACCCGATCAGGATTATTGCGAGGCTGCTTACATTACCGCGCTGTTGGTAGTAGGGATTGATGAAGAAGTACCCGATTCTGAGCAAGATTATATTTCTAGCCTGCAAGAAGACTTAAATATTTCTGACAAACGCGCACAACAGATTATCAACGAGATTTTTGGCGAAGAAGATGAAACGGAGTATGAAGATGAAGAATAA